A region from the Medicago truncatula cultivar Jemalong A17 chromosome 6, MtrunA17r5.0-ANR, whole genome shotgun sequence genome encodes:
- the LOC25497352 gene encoding sucrose synthase 6 isoform X6 encodes MVFDEKWASDENALEIDFEAIDFTTPHMALSSSIGKGLDFTTRILTSRLSESSHFENPLLNYLLNLNHQGENLMIKDTLNTIPKLQKALKIAEAYVSAHHKDTPYQNFENRFREWGFDKGWGNTAGRVKETMKMLSEVLEAGDPIKLESLFSRLPNMFNIVIFSIHGYFGQADVLGLPDTGGQVVYILDQVRALEEELLQKIELQGLNVKPQILVVTRLIPNAKGTTCNQELEPIIKTKHSHILRVPFWTEKGILSQWVSRFDIYPYLERFAQDSTIKILELMDGKPDLIIGNYTDGNLVSSLMASKLGVTQATIAHALEKTKYEDSDAKWNSFEEKYHFSSQFTADLIAMNSADFIITSTYQEIAGSKDRPGQYETHTAFTMPGLCRVVSGINVFDPKFNIAAPGADQSVYFPFTKKNQRLTTFQPAIEGLLYSKVENEEHIGFLEDKKKPIIFSMARLDKVKNISGLVEWFAKNKRLRSLVNLVIVGGFFDPSKSKDREETEEIKKMHYLMKEYKLQGQFRWIAAQTDRYRNGELYRCIADTKGAFVQPALYEAFGLTVIEAMNCGLPTFATNQGGPAEIIVDGVSGFHIDPHNGDESINKISEFFEKCKTNPEHWNIVSKAGLQRINECYTWKIYANKVLNMGSIYGFWRKLNKEQKLAKERYIQMFYNLQFRNLARKVPIPKEVPQEPQPMSTTPTKKAEAKAEATSKGHDAAQAKAEVPQTHLTAVPPKIESKLTSSGESSSMELAAKQSGDLYSGLRWLLPGIAFMFIIHYLSKYLEHLFTRDQ; translated from the exons ATGGTATTTGATGAGAAGTG GGCAAGTGATGAAAATGCTTTAGAGATAGATTTTGAGGCTATTGATTTCACCACACCTCATATGGCACTTTCATCTTCTATTGGAAAAGGACTTGACTTCACTACTAGGATCTTGACTTCAAGATTGAGTGAGAGCTCACATTTTGAAAATCCATTGCTCAATTACTTATTAAACCTTAATCATCAAGGAGAG AATCTTATGATCAAAGACACTTTGAATACAATACCAAAGCTTCAAAAAGCATTGAAAATAGCAGAAGCATATGTATCTGCACATCACAAAGACACACCATACCAGAATTTTGAAAACAG GTTTAGAGAATGGGGATTTGATAAAGGGTGGGGAAACACTGCAGGAAGGGTAAAAGAGACAATGAAAATGCTTTCTGAGGTACTAGAAGCAGGAGATCCAATTAAATTGGAATCACTTTTCAGCAGGCTACCAAACATGTTCAACATTGTTATTTTCTCTATTCATGGATACTTTGGTCAAGCAGATGTCCTAGGATTGCCAGATACTGGAGGCCAG GTTGTATACATTCTTGATCAAGTAAGAGCATTAGAGGAAGAGTTACTCCAAAAGATTGAGTTGCAAGGCCTTAATGTGAAGCCTCAGATTCTTGTG GTTACGCGTCTGATACCAAATGCAAAAGGGACAACATGTAACCAAGAACTTGAACCTATCATCAAAACTAAGCATTCGCACATTCTTAGAGTCCCTTTCTGGACAGAGAAGGGAATTCTATCCCAATGGGTGTCGCGTTTCGATATCTATCCTTATTTAGAAAGATTTGCTCAG GATTCTACTATCAAGATTCTTGAACTTATGGATGGAAAACCTGACCTCATTATTGGAAATTATACTGATGGAAACTTAGTTTCATCCTTAATGGCTTCTAAACTTGGTGTTACTCAG GCAACCATTGCTCATGCTTTggagaaaacaaaatatgaagattCAGATGCTAAATGGAATAGTTTTGAAGAAAAGTATCACTTTTCAAGCCAATTCACAGCTGATCTAATCGCAATGAATTCCGCCGATTTCATCATAACTAGTACTTACCAAGAAATTGCTGGAAG CAAGGATAGGCCAGGACAATATGAAACTCACACCGCATTTACCATGCCGGGACTTTGTCGCGTAGTCTCTGGCATCAATGTATTTGATCCAAAGTTCAACATTGCTGCTCCAGGAGCTGACCAATCTGTCTACTTCCCTTtcaccaagaaaaatcaaagattGACCACTTTTCAACCTGCCATTGAAGGATTACTTTATAGTAAGGTTGAAAATGAAGAACACAT TGGATTTTTGGAAGACAAGAAGAAACCTATAATCTTCTCAATGGCAAGACTTGACAAAGTGAAAAACATTAGTGGCCTAGTCGAGTGGTTCGCGAAGAACAAGCGACTAAGAAGTTTAGTAAATCTTGTAATTGTTGGAGGATTCTTCGATCCGTCAAAATCCAAAGATAGAGAAGAAACAGAAGAAATCAAGAAGATGCATTACTTGATGAAAGAATACAAACTGCAAGGTCAGTTCAGATGGATTGCAGCGCAAACTGACAGATATCGCAACGGAGAGCTTTACCGATGTATCGCGGATACAAAAGGAGCTTTTGTTCAACCAGCATTGTATGAAGCTTTTGGTCTAACAGTGATTGAAGCAATGAACTGTGGATTACCAACTTTTGCAACAAATCAAGGTGGTCCAGCTGAAATTATAGTTGATGGTGTATCAGGTTTTCATATTGATCCTCATAATGGAGATGAATCAATCAACaagatttctgaattttttgaGAAGTGCAAGACTAATCCTGAACATTGGAACATAGTTTCTAAAGCTGGTCTTCAAAGAATCAATGAATG CTATACATGGAAGATATATGCAAACAAAGTGTTGAATATGGGATCAATTTATGGGTTTTGGAGAAAGTTGAACAAAGAACAAAAGTTGGCAAAGGAAAGATATATACAAATGTTTTATAATCTTCAATTTAGGAACCTG GCAAGAAAGGTACCAATTCCTAAGGAGGTACCCCAAGAACCTCAACCAATGTCAACAACTCCTACCAAAAAAGCAGAAGCAAAAGCAGAAGCTACTTCCAAGGGGCATGATGCAGCACAAGCAAAAGCTGAAGTACCTCAAACCCATTTGACAGCAGTACCACCCAAAATTGAATCTAAGCTAACATCAAG TGGTGAATCTTCAAGTATGGAACTAGCTGCAAAACAAAGTGGTGATCTTTATTCTGGATTACGTTGGTTACTTCCAGGAATTGCTTTTATGTTCATAATTCATTATCTCTCTAAGTATTTGGAACATTTGTTCACAAGGGATCAATAA
- the LOC120575858 gene encoding disease resistance-like protein CSA1, protein MKVLTLDKCEYLTHIPDVSGLQNLEKFSFAYCRKLITIHNSIGHLNKLERLSAYGCSKLERFPPLGLASLNELDLSFCESLKNFPKLLCKMTNIKEIGISYTSIGELPSSFQNLNELDELSVVECGMMRFPKQNDQMYSIVFSNLRKLSLSDCNLSDECLPIFLKWCVNVKLLDLSWNNFKFIPECLSECYLLNNLRLDNCKSLEEIRGIPPNLERLSAMGCKSLSSSSRRMLLSQKLHEAGCNIRFPNFSDGIPDWFEHQSRGDTISFWFCKKIPSIISIILFPGCTCIPEADLFVNGYKCFLSGSSFCGFSLVDILESEHSFLFDVKLEEQIKHLNLISEMDKALLKNEWIHVELNFVKNVWNKSICVTEKLSSAQMGIHVRKEKSNAEENVIFTDPHRGYRNTSLSQFEPPLKKQRLVEVVVSETEIWQQQHLALLSLQQQMALLPQQQRITVLSGMWNLVLSETKQSTSKKKHAEVGVSETEILQQQHLALVSGMQNLVLTETNEEHLC, encoded by the exons ATGAAAGTCTTGACATTGGACAAGTGTGAATATTTAACCCATATACCTGATGTCTCAGGTCTTCAAAATTTGGAAAAGTTCTCGTTTGCATATTGTCGTAAATTAATTACAATTCACAATTCAATTGGACACCTAAATAAACTTGAAAGGTTAAGTGCATATGGTTGCAGCAAGCTCGAACGTTTTCCACCTTTAGGGTTGGCATCTCTTAACGAATTGGATCTCTCTTTTTGTGAGAGTCTCAagaattttccaaaattatTATGCAAGATGACAAATATCAAAGAGATTGGTATATCTTATACTTCCATAGGAGAATTGCCATCTTCATTTCAAAATCTCAATGAACTTGATGAGTTATCAGTAGTGGAATGTGGAATGATGAGGTTCCCAAAACAGAATGATCAAATGTATTCTATAGTGTTTTCAAATTTGAGAAAGCTTAGTCTCAGCGACTGCAACCTCTCAGATGAATGTCTCCCAATATTTCTCAAGTGGTGTGTTAATGTGAAATTGCTAGACTTATCATggaacaatttcaaatttattcCTGAGTGCCTTAGTGAATGTTACCTTCTTAATAACCTTAGATTGGATAACTGCAAGTCTCTCGAGGAAATTAGAGGGATTCCACCAAATCTTGAAAGGCTTTCTGCAATGGGATGCAAATCATTGAGTTCCTCAAGTAGAAGAATGCTATTGAGTCAG AAGCTACATGAGGCTGGATGCAATATTCGTTTCCCAAACTTCAGTGATGGGATTCCAGATTGGTTCGAGCACCAAAGCAGGGGAGACACAATTTCCTTCTGGTTTTGTAAAAAGATCCCTTCTATTATTTCTATTATTCTTTTTCCGGGATGTACATGTATTCCAGAAGCCGATTTATTTGTCAATGGCTATAAATGTTTTCTTTCTGGTTCTTCATTTTGTGGTTTTAGTTTAGTTGACATTTTGGAGTCGgaacattcatttttgtttgatgTGAAATTGGAAGAACAGATTAAACATTTGAATCTCATTTCTGAAATGGACAAAGCACTTTTAAAAAATGAGTGGATCCATGTGGAGCTTAATTTTGTAAAGAATGTTTGGAATAAATCGATCTGTGTGACTGAAAAATTAAGCAGTGCGCAAATGGGAATCCACGTGAGGAAGGAGAAAAGCAACGCAGAGGAGAATGTGATATTCACCGATCCTCATAGAGGATATAGAAATACTTCATTATCACAATTTGAGCCTCCTCTGAAAAAGCAAAGATTGGTGGAAGTGGTAGTTTCAGAGACAGAAATTTGGCAGCAGCAACATCTAGCATTATTGTCACTGCAACAACAAATGGCTTTATTACCACAGCAACAACGTATAACTGTTTTGTCAGGCATGTGGAACTTGGTGCTTAGTGAAACAAAGCAAAGCACTTCTAAGAAAAAGCATGCGGAAGTGGGAGTTTCGGAGACAGAAATTTTGCAGCAACAACATCTAGCTTTAGTGTCAGGCATGCAAAACTTGGTGCTTACTGAAACAAATGAGGAACATCTTTGCTAG
- the LOC25497352 gene encoding sucrose synthase 6 isoform X7 — protein sequence MALSSSIGKGLDFTTRILTSRLSESSHFENPLLNYLLNLNHQGENLMIKDTLNTIPKLQKALKIAEAYVSAHHKDTPYQNFENRFREWGFDKGWGNTAGRVKETMKMLSEVLEAGDPIKLESLFSRLPNMFNIVIFSIHGYFGQADVLGLPDTGGQVVYILDQVRALEEELLQKIELQGLNVKPQILVVTRLIPNAKGTTCNQELEPIIKTKHSHILRVPFWTEKGILSQWVSRFDIYPYLERFAQDSTIKILELMDGKPDLIIGNYTDGNLVSSLMASKLGVTQATIAHALEKTKYEDSDAKWNSFEEKYHFSSQFTADLIAMNSADFIITSTYQEIAGSKDRPGQYETHTAFTMPGLCRVVSGINVFDPKFNIAAPGADQSVYFPFTKKNQRLTTFQPAIEGLLYSKVENEEHIGFLEDKKKPIIFSMARLDKVKNISGLVEWFAKNKRLRSLVNLVIVGGFFDPSKSKDREETEEIKKMHYLMKEYKLQGQFRWIAAQTDRYRNGELYRCIADTKGAFVQPALYEAFGLTVIEAMNCGLPTFATNQGGPAEIIVDGVSGFHIDPHNGDESINKISEFFEKCKTNPEHWNIVSKAGLQRINECYTWKIYANKVLNMGSIYGFWRKLNKEQKLAKERYIQMFYNLQFRNLARKVPIPKEVPQEPQPMSTTPTKKAEAKAEATSKGHDAAQAKAEVPQTHLTAVPPKIESKLTSSGESSSMELAAKQSGDLYSGLRWLLPGIAFMFIIHYLSKYLEHLFTRDQ from the exons ATGGCACTTTCATCTTCTATTGGAAAAGGACTTGACTTCACTACTAGGATCTTGACTTCAAGATTGAGTGAGAGCTCACATTTTGAAAATCCATTGCTCAATTACTTATTAAACCTTAATCATCAAGGAGAG AATCTTATGATCAAAGACACTTTGAATACAATACCAAAGCTTCAAAAAGCATTGAAAATAGCAGAAGCATATGTATCTGCACATCACAAAGACACACCATACCAGAATTTTGAAAACAG GTTTAGAGAATGGGGATTTGATAAAGGGTGGGGAAACACTGCAGGAAGGGTAAAAGAGACAATGAAAATGCTTTCTGAGGTACTAGAAGCAGGAGATCCAATTAAATTGGAATCACTTTTCAGCAGGCTACCAAACATGTTCAACATTGTTATTTTCTCTATTCATGGATACTTTGGTCAAGCAGATGTCCTAGGATTGCCAGATACTGGAGGCCAG GTTGTATACATTCTTGATCAAGTAAGAGCATTAGAGGAAGAGTTACTCCAAAAGATTGAGTTGCAAGGCCTTAATGTGAAGCCTCAGATTCTTGTG GTTACGCGTCTGATACCAAATGCAAAAGGGACAACATGTAACCAAGAACTTGAACCTATCATCAAAACTAAGCATTCGCACATTCTTAGAGTCCCTTTCTGGACAGAGAAGGGAATTCTATCCCAATGGGTGTCGCGTTTCGATATCTATCCTTATTTAGAAAGATTTGCTCAG GATTCTACTATCAAGATTCTTGAACTTATGGATGGAAAACCTGACCTCATTATTGGAAATTATACTGATGGAAACTTAGTTTCATCCTTAATGGCTTCTAAACTTGGTGTTACTCAG GCAACCATTGCTCATGCTTTggagaaaacaaaatatgaagattCAGATGCTAAATGGAATAGTTTTGAAGAAAAGTATCACTTTTCAAGCCAATTCACAGCTGATCTAATCGCAATGAATTCCGCCGATTTCATCATAACTAGTACTTACCAAGAAATTGCTGGAAG CAAGGATAGGCCAGGACAATATGAAACTCACACCGCATTTACCATGCCGGGACTTTGTCGCGTAGTCTCTGGCATCAATGTATTTGATCCAAAGTTCAACATTGCTGCTCCAGGAGCTGACCAATCTGTCTACTTCCCTTtcaccaagaaaaatcaaagattGACCACTTTTCAACCTGCCATTGAAGGATTACTTTATAGTAAGGTTGAAAATGAAGAACACAT TGGATTTTTGGAAGACAAGAAGAAACCTATAATCTTCTCAATGGCAAGACTTGACAAAGTGAAAAACATTAGTGGCCTAGTCGAGTGGTTCGCGAAGAACAAGCGACTAAGAAGTTTAGTAAATCTTGTAATTGTTGGAGGATTCTTCGATCCGTCAAAATCCAAAGATAGAGAAGAAACAGAAGAAATCAAGAAGATGCATTACTTGATGAAAGAATACAAACTGCAAGGTCAGTTCAGATGGATTGCAGCGCAAACTGACAGATATCGCAACGGAGAGCTTTACCGATGTATCGCGGATACAAAAGGAGCTTTTGTTCAACCAGCATTGTATGAAGCTTTTGGTCTAACAGTGATTGAAGCAATGAACTGTGGATTACCAACTTTTGCAACAAATCAAGGTGGTCCAGCTGAAATTATAGTTGATGGTGTATCAGGTTTTCATATTGATCCTCATAATGGAGATGAATCAATCAACaagatttctgaattttttgaGAAGTGCAAGACTAATCCTGAACATTGGAACATAGTTTCTAAAGCTGGTCTTCAAAGAATCAATGAATG CTATACATGGAAGATATATGCAAACAAAGTGTTGAATATGGGATCAATTTATGGGTTTTGGAGAAAGTTGAACAAAGAACAAAAGTTGGCAAAGGAAAGATATATACAAATGTTTTATAATCTTCAATTTAGGAACCTG GCAAGAAAGGTACCAATTCCTAAGGAGGTACCCCAAGAACCTCAACCAATGTCAACAACTCCTACCAAAAAAGCAGAAGCAAAAGCAGAAGCTACTTCCAAGGGGCATGATGCAGCACAAGCAAAAGCTGAAGTACCTCAAACCCATTTGACAGCAGTACCACCCAAAATTGAATCTAAGCTAACATCAAG TGGTGAATCTTCAAGTATGGAACTAGCTGCAAAACAAAGTGGTGATCTTTATTCTGGATTACGTTGGTTACTTCCAGGAATTGCTTTTATGTTCATAATTCATTATCTCTCTAAGTATTTGGAACATTTGTTCACAAGGGATCAATAA
- the LOC112422645 gene encoding disease resistance protein RUN1 yields MAIQSPSSSSSFSYGFTYQVFLSFRGTDTRHGFTGNLYKALTDKGIKTFIDDNDLQRGDEITPSLLKAIEESRIFIPVFSINYATSKFCLDELVHIIHCYKTKGRLVLPVFFGVDPTNVRHHTGRYGEALAGHEKRFQNDKDNMERLHQWKLALTQAANLSGYHSSPGYEYKFIGDIVKYISNKISRQPLHVANYPVGLQSRVQQVKSLLDEGSDDGVRMVGLYGTGGLGKSTLGKAIYNFISDQFECSCFLENVRESSASNRLKHLQEVLLLKTLQLKIKLGGVSEGIPYIKERLHTKKILLILDDVDDMKQLHALAGGPDWFGRGSRVIITTRDKHLLRSHGIESTHEVKGLYGTEALELLRWMAFKNNKVPSSYEDVLNRAVSYASGLPLVLEIVGSNLFGKTIEEWKGTLDGYEKIPNKKIHEILKVSYDALEEEQQSVFLDIACCFKGCEWEEFEDILRAHYGHCITHHLGVLAEKSLVKISSTSYHSGSIYDVRLHDLIEDMGKEVVRQESPKEPGERSRLWCQDDIVNVLKENTGTSKIEMIYMNFPSEESVIDKKGKAFKKMTRLKTLIIENGHFSKGLNYLPSSLRVLKLRGCLSESLLSSSLSKASEITSFSYCIYLLIYNDFVFANKEEITMIV; encoded by the exons ATGGCTATACAATCACCTTCCTCATCCTCTTCATTTTCCTATGGATTCACTTACCAAGTGTTCCTCAGTTTTAGGGGCACTGACACTCGCCACGGTTTTACCGGAAATCTCTACAAGGCTCTTACTGACAAGGGAATCAAAACCTTCATTGATGACAATGATCTTCAAAGAGGAGATGAAATCACACCATCACTCCTCAAGGCCATCGAAGAATCTAGGATTTTTATTCCTGTGTTTTCTATCAACTACGCCACATCAAAATTTTGCTTGGACGAACTTGTTCACATTATTCATTGCTACAAGACAAAAGGTCGCCTCGTTTTGCCTGTTTTCTTTGGTGTCGATCCTACTAATGTGCGACATCATACAGGTCGTTATGGTGAAGCATTGGCTGGGCATGAAAAGAGGTTTCAAAATGATAAGGATAACATGGAGAGGTTGCATCAATGGAAGTTGGCTCTGACCCAAGCTGCTAACTTGTCCGGCTACCATTCTAGTCCTGG ATATGAATACAAGTTTATTGGAGATATAGTCAAATACATCTCCAACAAGATCAGTCGTCAGCCCTTACATGTTGCCAATTACCCTGTTGGATTGCAGTCTCGAGTACAACAAGTGAAATCGCTTCTTGATGAAGGATCTGATGATGGAGTCCGCATGGTAGGACTTTATGGTACTGGAGGCTTGGGTAAATCAACACTTGGAAaagcaatttataattttatttctgATCAATTTGAATGCTCATGTTTTCTTGAAAATGTGAGAGAGAGTTCAGCTTCAAATAGATTGAAACATCTCCAGGAGGTGCTCCTTTTAAAAACACTTCAACTGAAAATTAAGTTAGGAGGTGTTAGTGAGGGAATTCCTTATATAAAGGAAAGGCTACATACAAAGAAGATTCTTTTGATTCTCGATGATGTTGACGATATGAAGCAACTACATGCTTTGGCAGGAGGACCTGATTGGTTCGGCCGTGGAAGCAGGGTCATCATTACGACTCGAGACAAACACTTACTAAGAAGTCATGGGATAGAAAGTACACATGAAGTGAAAGGGCTGTATGGGACAGAAGCTCTTGAGTTGTTGAGATGGATGGCTTTTAAGAATAACAAAGTACCTTCAAGTTATGAAGACGTTTTAAATCGTGCAGTTTCGTATGCTTCGGGCCTTCCCTTAGTTTTAGAAATAGTGGGTTCCAACTTGTTTGGAAAGACGATAGAAGAATGGAAGGGTACTTTAGATGGATATGAAAAGATTCCCAATAAAAAGATCCACGAGATACTTAAAGTAAGCTATGATGCTTTGGAGGAAGAGCAACAAAGTGTTTTTCTAGACATTGCATGTTGCTTCAAAGGATGTGAGTGGGAGGAGTTTGAAGATATACTTCGTGCTCATTATGGCCATTGCATAACACATCATCTAGGAGTGTTGGCTGAAAAATCTCTCGTTAAGATTAGTAGTACTTCTTACCATTCGGGATCTATTTATGATGTGAGATTACATGACTTGATAGAAGACATGGGTAAAGAAGTCGTCCGACAAGAATCGCCTAAAGAGCCTGGAGAAAGAAGTAGGTTATGGTGTCAAGATGATATAGTTaatgttttaaaagaaaacacc GGAACTagtaaaattgaaatgatatatATGAATTTCCCCTCCGAGGAATCCGTAATAGACAAGAAAGGAAAGGCCTTCAAGAAGATGACAAGATTGAAAACGCTTATCATTGAAAATGGCCATTTTTCTAAAGGTCTCAACTATCTTCCAAGTAGTTTGAGAGTATTGAAATTACGTGGATGTTTATCAGAGTCTCTGTTATCAAGTAGTTTAAGCAAGGCAAGTGAAATAACTTCATTTTCttattgtatatatttattaatttacaaTGATTTTGTTTTCGCCAACAAAGAAGAAATCACTATGATAGTATag